One segment of Apus apus isolate bApuApu2 chromosome 1, bApuApu2.pri.cur, whole genome shotgun sequence DNA contains the following:
- the LOC127386850 gene encoding LOW QUALITY PROTEIN: interleukin-2 receptor subunit alpha-like (The sequence of the model RefSeq protein was modified relative to this genomic sequence to represent the inferred CDS: substituted 1 base at 1 genomic stop codon): MXISPMELKCLLMWLLFGSIKGNQSEECPALPRTDFADVVAELYPLDTKLYYECDEGYVRRRGQYLGIRCRHSEGGAYWDYKEFECIDKKTLLSVAPMRKSDFTQKPERKAQSPAPQKQGNISELGQKVFCGPPKTFPHASLSQKNHYYVEQVLHFKCWSGYEKRCPTSGTFMCKRVNGKIIWTPLDIQCTNDSSCSNEWQSQTTERGSAHPSFTSSVTLPVTAIFFVLLIIPAENVNPKNYKKEFLAVEELVQISHLTIALLRFLNTFFGIK; this comes from the exons ATGTGAATAAGTCCCATGGAGCTCAAGTGCCTTTTGATGTGGCTCTTGTTTGGATCTATCAAGGGAAACCAGTCAG AAGAATGCCCAGCTCTTCCAAGGACTGACTTTGCTGATGTTGTTGCTGAATTGTATCCACTGGACACTAAACTATATTATGAGTGTGATGAAGGCTACGTCAGGAGAAGAGGCCAGTACTTGGGAATTCGGTGTCGGCACTCAGAGGGGGGTGCCTATTGGGACTACAAGGAATTTGAGTGCATTG ATAAGAAAACTTTGTTGTCAGTGGCTCCCATGAGGAAGTCAGATTTTACACagaagccagaaagaaaagcacagagtcCTGCACCCCAGAAGCAAGGAAACATTTCAGAGCTTGGCCAGAAAG TTTTTTGTGGTCCTCCCAAGACTTTTCCCCATGCCTCATTAAGCCAGAAAAATCATTATTATGTGGAGCAAGTATTACATTTCAAATGCTGGAGCGGTTATGAGAAGCGATGCCCCACCTCTGGCACCTTCATGTGCAAGAGGGTGAATGGCAAAATCATCTGGACCCCCCTTGACATACAATGCACCAatgacagcagctgcagcaatgaGTGGCAGTCACAGACTACTGAGCGAG GTTCAGCTCATCCATCTTTTACCTCATCTGTGACACTGCCAGTGACAG ccatcttttttgttctgcttaTCATTCCTGCT GAAAATGTGAACcctaaaaattataaaaaagaatTCCTAGCAGTGGAAGAGCTCGTTCAGATCAGCCATCTCACTATTGCACTCCTTAGATTTCTGAATACCTTCTTTGGTATTAAATGA